A part of Syntrophorhabdaceae bacterium genomic DNA contains:
- a CDS encoding electron transfer flavoprotein subunit alpha/FixB family protein, whose amino-acid sequence MTGEVWSFLEVEKGHLADTAFKAAAEASRTARTFGLDPCGILFGIDDPENVESLHMSGLKRLYLFKAKEALTAEIIAHSIARYADAKHPEFLLFAHTPLGAEIGARVAVSLHRGLITNCTDLEIEADGPVARKPICGGKADVIMAWDTPPPRLATINLSALEDVRTKQAVKPEIITEHVNMTVPRLEFIREWEVDPAELDLAEARIVIGVGKGVKPDYMDTVHKLARLLKAVVGGTRIAVFAGMIPPQRLIGTTGKWLSSDLYIAIGISGAPQHVMGIKGAKRIIAVDISKDASIFQHVKLGILADLYEVIPQLIDLIEKEKDKA is encoded by the coding sequence ATGACAGGAGAAGTCTGGTCTTTTTTAGAGGTGGAAAAAGGGCATCTCGCCGATACGGCCTTTAAAGCAGCAGCCGAAGCAAGCAGGACCGCCAGGACTTTTGGTCTGGACCCATGCGGCATCCTCTTTGGCATTGACGACCCGGAAAATGTTGAATCTCTGCATATGTCCGGATTGAAAAGGCTCTATCTATTCAAAGCTAAGGAGGCGCTTACCGCTGAGATTATTGCCCATTCCATTGCCAGGTATGCGGACGCGAAACATCCCGAGTTTCTTCTTTTCGCCCATACGCCGCTGGGGGCTGAAATCGGGGCTCGTGTTGCCGTCTCCCTCCATAGGGGTCTGATTACAAACTGCACCGACTTAGAGATAGAGGCCGATGGACCCGTGGCTCGAAAACCTATCTGTGGCGGCAAGGCTGATGTGATCATGGCGTGGGACACCCCTCCGCCCCGCCTTGCAACGATAAATCTTTCGGCGCTCGAAGACGTCAGAACAAAACAGGCCGTTAAGCCGGAAATAATCACAGAGCATGTCAACATGACAGTCCCGAGATTAGAATTTATCAGGGAATGGGAGGTCGATCCCGCGGAGCTGGACCTCGCAGAAGCCAGGATTGTCATAGGCGTGGGCAAAGGGGTCAAGCCTGATTACATGGATACTGTTCATAAACTTGCACGGCTCTTGAAGGCCGTGGTAGGAGGCACGAGGATCGCGGTTTTCGCCGGGATGATTCCCCCGCAAAGGCTTATCGGGACTACGGGGAAGTGGCTGTCTTCCGATCTGTATATCGCGATTGGTATCTCCGGAGCCCCACAGCATGTGATGGGGATCAAGGGGGCAAAAAGGATCATCGCCGTGGATATATCTAAGGACGCATCCATTTTCCAGCACGTGAAGCTGGGCATCCTTGCGGATCTTTATGA